A stretch of Vespula vulgaris chromosome 5, iyVesVulg1.1, whole genome shotgun sequence DNA encodes these proteins:
- the LOC127063882 gene encoding uncharacterized protein LOC127063882 — MNFSDSGFQEVCKKTELSTNKNNISIQDADENIEKEVETSMELSDMIEFSSDSGDEDGTYYMTTVWDISDIETRSPSVITSSPPYNGEVSGMVSDNIEILEENNNDPNNNLDFNEIPQESNGSRNIDEISKDRTDYSRELRSPIPGCSKDINNMENSTENSIYHKLRKDATLISTLLPDIEFGLILETLKKNQYAKNYCELALWDLLPDKRPMPQVSSKRKLTDDICEIEQKRCMSKELDIVPNEVQTNIEMTKALCAVSSKEKENFNIKESINSKVEEKKLNDAESKSISSISHSSIIRPAKLIVPKCVPPLQSLFIPSTNNVVLAPAKLTYVSKYEMKVTSNDKSLSPVKNLIPTQSTSKINENISRTNIFPDIKETQNCLLAESETCLKSFKNTNEVNADNSSDQVTSSVIFPIIKDTITSEDNKVLISSPDISKRSTEFVPSSNNDLNVPSTSGITISKRADIAMSTLNKFKEKSLNILTAANITAETSNLEVTEMEKPSFCESSSVTEIQNIKDSKLSPEMTRIYYKLLSIFPGVNSDYIKSICTFNDSQETDESILLHELIEHLLVSGDKYPHVNLESETSEAVCDVNEQYENMLGIFPDADPIYLRDIVTNIHNKPEELKAFVQSKLETRDYPTREQYLAKRKITEQQKQYTTDFRIDKFLEIYPCPFTHFEDPKRQCSFNLIAFEFLKYYYNKLKTSTILLVYGHNKHHLTLTAKELDKIKPEMKTKRKSLYLPPKDIPLLQEFTFIQHRSEILAYLEKLQQEETIEFQRLKKSNGLLECQCCFDDECMPSKCSSCDNGHIFCNTCIIKGAELKLAESETHIHCFVNCTSEFSLSILQKVLSPTTFSILLRKRQEAEVMAAGLEGLISCPFCHFASIPPPEDKVFKCFNPDCMKESCRLCKQLNHVPLNCDEVDSEKAHHYLEEKMTEALIHKCYKCSRPFFKEEGCNKMVCVCGAEMCYICDKPVNGYKHFRGQGSTQTDLCPLWSDNHVINAKAVLQIAQETEREIRQKNPNIKLVTNGLLPKIPHRRKGPHDDIPNSDVVPKRAHRIAIARMIPENLYD, encoded by the exons atgaatttttcgGATTCTGGATTTCAAGAAGTCTGCAAAAAAACAGAACTGtctactaataaaaataatatatcgatacaaGATGccgatgaaaatattgaaaaagaagtgGAAACTAGTATGGAGTTATCAGATATGATTGAATTTTCAAGTGATTCAGGTGATGAAGACGGTACATACTACATGACTACCGTTTGGGATATTTCGGATATTGAAACTCGTTCACCTTCTGTGATAACTTCTTCACCACCGTACAACGGAGAAGTTTCTGGTATGGTATCTGATAATATAGAGATATtagaggaaaataataatgatccaAACAATAATTTAGACTTTAATGAAATTCCTCAAGAATCGAATGGTAGTAGAAATATCGATGAGATATCCAAGGATCGAACGGATTATTCGAGAGAATTAAGAAGTCCTATTCCAGGTTGtagtaaagatataaataatatggaAAATTCTACAGAAAATAGCATTTATCATAAGCTGCGTAAAGATGCTACATTAATATCAACACTTTTGCCAGACATAGAGTTTGGATTGATATTGGAAACGCTTAAAAAGAATCAATATGCAAAAAATTATTGCGAACTTGCGTTATGGGATTTATTACCTGATAAGAGACCAATGCCACAAGTatcgtcgaaaagaaaactaacggATGATATATGtgaaattgaacaaaaaagatGTATGTCTAAGGAACTTGACATTGTACCTAATGAAGTGCAAACTAATATAGAAATGACTAAAGCATTGTGTGCTGTAtcatcaaaagaaaaagaaaattttaatattaaagaatctATTAATTCTAAggtagaggaaaaaaaattaaatgatgcTGAAAGTAAGTCAATTTCTTCAATTAGTCATAGTTCGATAATACGCCCAGCAAAGTTAATAGTTCCTAAATGTGTACCTCCATTGCAATCACTATTTATACCAAGTACTAATAATGTGGTCTTAGCTCCTGCTAAATTAACGTACGTTAgtaaatatgaaatgaaagTTACGAGCAATGATAAATCTTTATCCCCTGTAAAGAACTTAATACCGACACAATCTacaagtaaaataaatgaaaatatatctcgcacaaatatttttcctgaTATAAAGGAAACGCAAAATTGTTTGTTAGCTGAAAGTGAAACATGTTTAAAGTCTTTCAAAAATACTAATGAAGTTAATGCAGATAATTCTTCAGATCAAGTTACATCTTCTGTTATTTTTCCTATCATAAAAGACACGATTACAAGCGAAGACAACAAAGTATTAATATCCAGTCCTGATATTTCTAAACGATCTACAGAGTTTGTGCCTTCTTCAAACAATGATTTGAATGTACCAAGTACTAGTGGAATAACAATATCAAAGCGTGCTGACATTGCTATGTcaacattaaataaatttaaagaaaaatcattaaatatctTAACAGCAGCTAATATAACAGCTGAAACGTCAAATTTGGAAGTAACGGAAATGGAGAAACCAAGTTTCTGTGAATCTTCTTCAGTAAcagaaatacaaaatataaaagactCAAAGCTTTCTCCTGAAATGacaagaatttattataaacttttatctatatttccTGGAGTGAATTCTGATTACATTAAATCGATATGCACGTTCAATGATTCTCAAGAAACAGATGAATCCATATTGCTACACGAACTGATTGAACATTTACTTGTATCGGGAGATAAGTATCCGCATGTAAATTTAGAATCAGAAACAAGTGAAGCGGTATGTGATGTAAATGaacaatatgaaaatatgttaGGAATATTTCCAGATGCAGATCCGATTTATTTAAGAGATATCGTGACAAATATACACAACAAACCAGAGGAATTGAAAGCATTTGTACAATCTAAACTTGAAACTCGTGATTATCCAACACGAGAACAATAtttagcaaaaagaaaaataactgaGCAGCAAAAACAATATACTACTGACTTTAGAATAGACaaatttttggaaatatatCCATGTCCATTTACTCATTTTGAAGATCCAAAAAGACAatgttcatttaatttaattgcatTTGAGTTTCTcaagtattattataacaaattaaag ACCAGTACTATTTTGCTTGTATATGGACATAACAAACACCATTTAACTTTAACAGCAAAGgaattagataaaattaaaccTGAGATGAAAACAAAACGTAAAAGTCTGTACTTACCACCAAAAGATATTCCTCTTTTACAGGAATTCACATTTATACAACATAGATCAGAGATACTAgcatatttagaaaaattacaacAGGAAGAAACTATCGAATTTCAGAGACTCAAG aaGAGTAACGGTCTTCTTGAATGCCAATGCTGTTTCGACGACGAATGTATGCCATCTAAATGTTCCAGTTGTGATAATGgtcatatattttgtaataccTGTATCATAAAAGGTGCTGAACTGAAATTAGCAGAAAGTGAAACACATATCCATTGCTTTGTAAACTGTACAAGTGAGTTTAGTCTATCAATACTTCAAAAGGTACTTTCTCCAACAACTTTTAGTATATTACTTCGAAAAAGACAAGAAGCAGAAGTAATGGCAGCCGGATTAGAAGGTTTGATATCTTGTCCATTTTGTCATTTCGCATCTATACCGCCTCCGGAAGATAAAGTTTTTAAATGCTTTAATCCCGATTGCATGAAAGAATCTTGTAG attatgTAAACAATTAAATCATGTACCATTAAATTGTGATGAAGTTGATTCTGAAAAAGCACATCattatttagaagaaaaaatgacagAGGCCCTTATACATAAATGTTACAAATGTAGCCGGCCTTTCTTTAAAGAAGAAGGGTGCAATAAAATGGTTTGTGTTTGTGGTGCTGAAATGTGTTATATTTGTGATAAACCAGTCAATGGTTACAAACATTTTCGTGGTCAAGGTTCCACGCAAACAGATCT atgTCCGTTATGGAGTGACAATCACGTAATAAATGCAAAAGCTGTTTTACAAATAGCACAAGAaactgaaagagaaataagacaaaaaaatCCTAACATCAAATTAGTTACAAATGGTTTGTTACCAAAAATACCCCATAGGAGAAAAGGTCCTCATGATGACATTCCGAATTCTGATGTTGTACCT aAACGTGCACATAGAATCGCAATTGCAAGAATGATTCCAGAGAATTTATATGATTga